The genomic window ATAAGCTTAAAGATGCTTTGCAAATAGTTCATGGTGGTTTTGCCTATTTGCTTCTAACTGAAAAGGAGCTTATTGGCGTAACAGACCCGAATGGTTTTAGACCTCTTTCTTTAGGAAGAATGAGCAATGGAGCTTATGTACTCGCATCCGAAACTTGCGCATTAGATATTGTTAGAGCAGAGTTTATTCGCGATATTGAGCCTGGCGAAATAATTGTTATTAATGACGATGGCTACACTATTGAGCAATATACAAAGCACGTACAACATGCAGTATGCTCAATGGAATTTATTTATTTCGCTCGCCCAGATTCTAATATTTACGGTATTAATGTTCATTCTGTGCGAAAGCGTATGGGTGCGCGTTTGGCTAAAGAATCTCCTGTTGACGCAGACATGGTTATTGGAGTACCTAATTCTTCACTTTCTGCTGCTGCAGGATACGCTGAAACAAGCGGAATTCCAAATGAAATGGGATTGATTAAAAACCAGTATGTTGCACGCACTTTTATTCAACCAACACAAGAATTACGCGAGCAAGGCGTTCGTATGAAACTTTCTGCTGTTCGTGGCGTAGTTGCAGGAAAACGCGTTATCGTTATTGACGATTCAATTGTTCGCGGAACTACCTCTAAGCGCATTGTGCAATTGCTACGAGAAGCTGGAGCTAAAGAGGTACATATGCGTATTTCTTCTCCTCCTCTTAAATATCCTTGCTTCTACGGTATTGATATTCAAACCACAAAGGAACTTATTGCAGCAAAACATTCAGTCGAAGAAATAC from Gardnerella vaginalis ATCC 14018 = JCM 11026 includes these protein-coding regions:
- the purF gene encoding amidophosphoribosyltransferase → MSAELEDIHEECGVFGVWGHSDAARLTYFGLHALQHRGQEGAGIVSNDNGHLKGYRNLGLLTQVFANEDIMKKLTGNSAIGHVRYATAGSGSVENIQPFLFCFHDGDVALGHNGNLTNCTTLRNKLEDEGAIFHSNSDTEVLMHLIRRSNKTSFMDKLKDALQIVHGGFAYLLLTEKELIGVTDPNGFRPLSLGRMSNGAYVLASETCALDIVRAEFIRDIEPGEIIVINDDGYTIEQYTKHVQHAVCSMEFIYFARPDSNIYGINVHSVRKRMGARLAKESPVDADMVIGVPNSSLSAAAGYAETSGIPNEMGLIKNQYVARTFIQPTQELREQGVRMKLSAVRGVVAGKRVIVIDDSIVRGTTSKRIVQLLREAGAKEVHMRISSPPLKYPCFYGIDIQTTKELIAAKHSVEEIREYIDADSLAFLSLDGLVESIGLKKPAPYGGLCVAYFNGDYPTALDDYGEEFLASLTPEEREHLQEVRKHSKYSHENLI